The nucleotide sequence GCCCCGGGACTTCTACCCCGAGCGGCAGACCACCACCATCGAGCCGGTCGGTTCGGCCCTCAACGACCCCGACAGCCATACTGGCAGCAACAACTGGGCCGTGGCCGGGCGGTTTACGGCATCCGGCGGGCCGATGGTCGCCAGCGATCCGCACATTGCCTTCGAAGCCGTTTCCTGCTGGTATGAAGCCCGCCTGTCGGGGGCCGGGTATCAGGTCGCGGGAATGGCTTACGCCGGCATGCCGGCGATCATGTTCGGCCGCAATCAGCACGTCGCCTGGAGCATCACCAATAATATCTG is from bacterium and encodes:
- a CDS encoding penicillin acylase family protein, giving the protein RAGDQLPIEFALLDYTPEEWTPIDSLAIECEFRWYLTGRFPVICLPELARRTLGDGPLYREFLLGEADAESILPRDFYPERQTTTIEPVGSALNDPDSHTGSNNWAVAGRFTASGGPMVASDPHIAFEAVSCWYEARLSGAGYQVAGMAYAGMPAIMFGRNQHVAWSITNNI